A single window of Halotalea alkalilenta DNA harbors:
- a CDS encoding dihydrodipicolinate synthase family protein — translation MSRGTIDWSGVFPAVTTQFNDDFSVNLEATHRVISNLVRDGVSGLVVCGSVGENTSLTLDEKIAVTEVAVDAAKGRVPVICGVAEFTSAQAAKAANAVKRVGVDGVMLMPALVYSSKPFETAEHYRYVARNADLPLMVYNNPPIYKNDVTPEILISLADCDNVVCFKDSSGDTRRFIDVRNEVGDRFILFAGLDDVVLESIAVGAEGWVSGMSNVFPQEGETIFRLAKARRFDEAMPIYEWLMPILHLDARPDLVQCIKLCEELAGRGSALTRPPRLALPQADRAFVERIMAKALANRPSLPDVGLV, via the coding sequence ATGAGCCGTGGAACCATCGACTGGAGCGGCGTCTTTCCCGCCGTCACCACCCAATTCAACGACGATTTCTCCGTCAACCTCGAAGCCACCCACAGGGTCATTTCCAATCTCGTGCGTGACGGTGTTTCCGGCCTGGTGGTCTGCGGCTCGGTCGGTGAAAACACCTCCCTGACGCTGGATGAGAAGATCGCTGTCACCGAGGTCGCCGTGGATGCCGCCAAGGGCCGTGTACCGGTGATCTGCGGGGTCGCCGAGTTCACCAGCGCGCAGGCGGCCAAAGCGGCCAACGCGGTGAAGCGAGTGGGCGTCGATGGCGTGATGCTGATGCCGGCACTGGTCTACTCGTCCAAGCCATTCGAGACTGCGGAGCACTATCGCTATGTAGCGAGAAACGCCGACCTGCCGCTGATGGTCTACAACAATCCCCCGATCTACAAAAACGACGTCACCCCGGAAATCCTGATCTCACTGGCCGACTGCGACAACGTGGTGTGCTTCAAGGACTCCTCCGGCGATACCCGCCGCTTCATCGATGTACGCAACGAGGTAGGCGACCGCTTCATCCTCTTCGCCGGCCTCGACGACGTAGTGCTGGAGAGCATCGCGGTGGGCGCCGAAGGCTGGGTGTCCGGGATGTCCAACGTGTTCCCCCAGGAGGGAGAGACCATCTTCCGCCTGGCCAAGGCCCGCCGCTTCGATGAGGCGATGCCGATCTACGAATGGCTGATGCCGATCCTCCACCTCGATGCCCGCCCGGATCTGGTCCAGTGCATCAAGCTCTGCGAGGAGCTCGCCGGTCGCGGCAGCGCCCTGACCCGCCCACCGCGCCTGGCCCTGCCACAAGCTGACCGGGCGTTCGTCGAGCGGATCATGGCCAAGGCACTGGCCAACCGCCCGAGCCTGCCCGACGTCGGCCTGGTCTAG
- a CDS encoding NAD(P)/FAD-dependent oxidoreductase: MSDAIVIGAGIIGASCAHALALAGLSVRVVDAGLPAATAAGMGHLVSLDGNAAELALCSDSLTRWRALAPSLPASGAYHRCGTLWLAENEDDLATADDKRAALAMAGIGSELINPTRLAALEPLLRPGLSGALRVESDAILYAPRVADWLLESVGITLERAQVAALEDQKVYLADGRRLGAQVIVLAAGLQAGALLEGLPIAAKKGHLLITDRYPGRISHQLVELGYGASAHSGQGTSVAFNLQARPTGQLLIGSTRQFDTLDPCVEPALLARMLERARGYLPALGELNAIRAWTGFRAATPDGLPIIGRHPEREGLWLALGHEGLGVTTAPSTAALIRAEVLGEHPPLDPLPYRFERFQASAPAAAEGRR; this comes from the coding sequence GTGAGCGATGCGATAGTGATCGGCGCCGGCATCATCGGCGCCAGCTGCGCCCATGCGCTGGCCCTGGCGGGTCTCTCGGTGCGCGTGGTCGATGCCGGCCTGCCCGCCGCCACCGCCGCGGGCATGGGCCATCTGGTCAGCCTCGATGGCAACGCCGCCGAGCTTGCACTGTGCAGCGATTCGCTCACGCGCTGGCGCGCCTTGGCCCCGAGCCTGCCGGCGAGCGGCGCTTACCATCGCTGCGGCACGCTGTGGCTGGCCGAGAACGAGGACGACCTCGCCACCGCCGACGACAAACGCGCCGCGCTCGCCATGGCAGGCATAGGCAGCGAGCTGATCAATCCCACCCGGCTGGCCGCACTCGAACCGCTGCTGCGCCCTGGGCTCAGCGGCGCACTGAGGGTCGAAAGCGATGCGATCCTCTACGCGCCCCGTGTCGCCGACTGGCTGCTGGAATCCGTCGGCATCACCCTCGAGCGCGCCCAGGTGGCCGCGCTCGAGGATCAAAAGGTGTATCTCGCCGACGGCCGCAGGCTGGGGGCCCAGGTGATCGTGCTGGCAGCGGGTCTGCAGGCCGGTGCGCTGCTCGAAGGGCTACCGATCGCAGCGAAGAAGGGCCACCTGCTGATCACCGACCGCTATCCCGGCCGGATCTCGCATCAGCTGGTCGAGCTCGGCTACGGCGCCAGCGCCCATAGCGGCCAGGGTACCTCGGTGGCCTTCAACCTCCAGGCGCGCCCCACCGGCCAGCTGCTGATCGGCTCGACCCGCCAGTTCGACACCCTCGACCCCTGCGTCGAGCCCGCGCTGCTCGCACGCATGCTCGAACGCGCCCGCGGCTACCTGCCAGCGCTCGGCGAGCTCAACGCGATCCGTGCCTGGACCGGGTTTCGCGCCGCCACCCCGGATGGGCTACCGATCATCGGTCGCCACCCCGAACGCGAGGGCCTGTGGCTCGCGCTCGGCCACGAAGGCCTCGGCGTGACCACCGCACCGAGCACCGCGGCGCTGATCCGCGCCGAGGTGCTCGGCGAGCATCCCCCTCTCGACCCGCTGCCCTACCGTTTCGAACGCTTCCAGGCCAGCGCACCAGCGGCCGCGGAAGGGCGACGATGA
- a CDS encoding AraC family transcriptional regulator: MLAIGHSGAGVSRRFFTPLIPRTGSDTQHPPLAALGAGLARQRPRNLDTLLDALEPIGPLLDAIPGVVFFIKDPQARYVHANLTLAQRCGFRRIAPLLGKTSKEVFPASLGPGYTEQDRQVLDHGAVIHEQLELHLFSGREPGWCLTYKLPLLDREERIIGMTGISHDLQDARADHPAFQRLALVDAYIRSHFSRAIGMEELTRLAKLSVAQLERYCKRIFHLTPRQMIHKARLEHACRLLAEGELPITEIALRCGYTDHSAFSRQFKSLTGVTPRQFRLSIIR, translated from the coding sequence ATGCTTGCGATCGGACACAGCGGCGCTGGCGTATCCAGGCGCTTCTTCACCCCTTTGATACCCCGTACCGGTAGCGATACCCAGCATCCTCCACTGGCGGCCTTGGGCGCGGGGCTTGCACGCCAGCGCCCGCGCAACCTGGATACGCTGCTCGACGCACTCGAGCCGATCGGGCCGCTGCTCGATGCCATCCCAGGGGTCGTGTTCTTCATCAAGGACCCGCAGGCACGCTATGTGCACGCCAACCTCACCCTCGCCCAGCGCTGCGGCTTCAGGCGTATCGCACCGCTGCTCGGCAAGACCTCCAAGGAAGTGTTTCCCGCCTCCCTGGGACCCGGCTATACCGAGCAGGACCGCCAAGTGCTCGATCATGGCGCGGTGATCCACGAGCAGCTCGAACTGCATCTGTTCTCCGGCCGTGAGCCTGGGTGGTGTTTGACCTACAAGCTGCCGCTGCTCGATCGAGAGGAGCGGATCATCGGCATGACCGGGATCTCCCACGACCTCCAGGACGCCCGGGCCGATCACCCCGCGTTCCAACGCCTGGCGCTGGTCGATGCCTATATCCGCAGCCATTTTTCCCGCGCGATCGGAATGGAGGAGCTCACCCGCCTGGCGAAGCTCTCGGTCGCCCAGCTCGAGCGCTATTGCAAGCGGATATTCCACCTGACCCCGCGCCAGATGATCCACAAGGCGCGACTCGAACACGCCTGCCGGCTGCTCGCCGAGGGGGAGCTGCCGATCACCGAGATCGCGCTGCGCTGCGGCTACACCGATCACAGCGCCTTCAGCCGCCAGTTCAAATCGCTCACCGGGGTGACTCCGCGACAGTTCCGCCTCTCGATCATCCGCTGA
- a CDS encoding amino acid ABC transporter permease, with translation MFSTSLTTNDLLFMLQGAWVTLKLTAAAMLIGTLAGVVFGLLRAAMPYATLPLSWALDVFRSVPLLIQFVLFNSLKSLVGLNWSAFTVGCVVLGVYAAAFCTEIVRGGVLAVPPALRRASRSLGMSYWQDLRYIVLPVATRVAFPGWLNLVLSVMKDTALVMWIGIIELLRASQTIVTRIQEPLLVLCIAGLIYYLMSLVVARLGARLERRWQEHD, from the coding sequence ATGTTCTCGACCAGCCTGACCACCAACGACCTGCTGTTCATGCTCCAGGGCGCCTGGGTGACGCTCAAGCTGACCGCCGCCGCCATGCTGATCGGCACGCTGGCCGGCGTGGTCTTCGGCCTGCTGCGCGCGGCGATGCCCTACGCCACCCTGCCGCTGTCCTGGGCGCTGGACGTCTTCCGCAGCGTGCCGCTGCTGATCCAGTTCGTGCTGTTCAACTCGCTGAAGAGCCTGGTCGGGCTGAACTGGAGCGCCTTCACCGTCGGCTGCGTGGTGCTCGGGGTCTACGCCGCGGCCTTCTGCACCGAGATCGTCCGCGGCGGCGTGCTCGCGGTACCTCCCGCCCTGCGGCGGGCGAGCAGGTCGCTGGGGATGAGCTACTGGCAGGATTTGCGCTACATCGTGCTGCCAGTCGCGACCAGAGTCGCCTTCCCCGGCTGGCTGAACCTGGTGCTGTCGGTGATGAAGGACACGGCGCTGGTGATGTGGATCGGAATCATCGAGCTGCTGCGTGCCTCGCAGACCATCGTCACGCGGATCCAGGAGCCGCTGCTGGTGCTGTGCATCGCGGGGCTGATCTATTACCTCATGAGCCTGGTGGTCGCACGCCTGGGGGCGCGATTGGAAAGGAGATGGCAGGAACATGATTGA
- a CDS encoding NAD(P)/FAD-dependent oxidoreductase translates to MNERLPRECELLIVGAGPAGMAAACAAADHGISVVVIDDNPAPGGQIWRGGPRVNLPPRARALRERFERLPGLRLCSATRVIDAPTPRRLLVEREHDAGVIDYHRLLLCTGARERLLPFPGWTLPGVTGAGGLQALIKGGLTVRGERIAIAGSGPLLLACAATVRAQRGRLVALAEQAPWSELASFTMELWRWPAKLAQAIALASPRYRAASRLIEALGERRLEAVVIESLGERREIACDRLACGFGLVANTELAQLLGCALGERGISVDQHQATSVAGVYAAGECTGPGGSELALIEGRIAGLAAADQYPLAAALSRRRARWQAFAAQLEQHFALDSSRLPPRRATTLVCRCEEVTLGELETHSDWRRAKLASRCGMGACQGRVCAAATAQLFGWPPPPPRPPLSPARIDSLLLGGMKEVQE, encoded by the coding sequence ATGAACGAGCGGCTGCCGAGAGAGTGCGAACTGCTGATCGTAGGCGCCGGCCCGGCCGGCATGGCCGCCGCCTGCGCCGCCGCTGACCATGGCATCAGCGTGGTGGTGATCGACGATAACCCCGCGCCGGGGGGCCAGATCTGGCGCGGCGGCCCGAGGGTCAACCTGCCGCCGCGTGCGCGGGCGCTGCGCGAGCGCTTCGAGCGGCTGCCTGGACTGCGCCTTTGCAGCGCCACCCGGGTGATCGACGCACCCACGCCGCGGCGGCTGCTGGTCGAACGCGAGCACGATGCCGGGGTGATCGACTATCACCGCCTGCTGCTGTGCACCGGCGCCCGTGAACGGCTGCTGCCGTTTCCCGGCTGGACCCTGCCTGGGGTGACCGGCGCCGGCGGCCTGCAGGCGCTGATCAAAGGCGGGCTGACGGTGCGTGGCGAGCGGATCGCGATCGCCGGCAGCGGCCCGCTGCTGCTGGCCTGCGCGGCGACGGTTCGCGCGCAGCGGGGCCGGCTGGTAGCGCTGGCCGAACAGGCGCCCTGGAGCGAACTGGCCAGCTTCACCATGGAGCTATGGCGATGGCCCGCCAAGCTGGCCCAGGCGATAGCGCTGGCGAGCCCGCGCTATCGCGCCGCCAGCCGATTGATAGAAGCGCTGGGCGAGCGGAGGCTCGAAGCCGTGGTGATCGAATCCCTCGGCGAGCGCCGGGAGATCGCTTGTGACCGCCTCGCCTGTGGCTTCGGCCTGGTCGCCAACACCGAGCTCGCCCAGCTGCTCGGCTGTGCGCTGGGCGAGCGGGGCATCTCGGTCGACCAGCACCAGGCCACTTCAGTTGCGGGTGTCTACGCCGCCGGCGAATGCACCGGCCCCGGCGGCAGCGAGCTGGCACTGATCGAAGGGCGGATCGCCGGATTGGCCGCCGCCGACCAGTACCCTCTCGCCGCCGCGCTGAGCCGGCGCCGCGCACGCTGGCAAGCCTTCGCCGCCCAGTTGGAGCAGCATTTCGCGCTCGATTCGAGCCGCCTGCCGCCGCGTCGCGCCACCACGCTGGTATGCCGCTGCGAGGAAGTTACCCTCGGCGAGCTCGAGACGCACTCCGACTGGCGCCGCGCGAAGCTTGCCAGCCGCTGCGGGATGGGCGCCTGCCAGGGTCGGGTATGCGCCGCGGCGACCGCGCAGCTGTTCGGCTGGCCGCCGCCGCCTCCACGGCCGCCGCTGTCGCCGGCGCGCATCGACAGCCTGCTGCTCGGTGGCATGAAGGAGGTGCAAGAGTAG
- a CDS encoding ABC transporter substrate-binding protein → MTIKNNTLALSLITVLTVSTSDDALADKLDDIISSGTLRCAVTLDFPPMGFRDDNNQPAGFDVDYCNDLARVLDVDAEVVETPFPDRIPALVSNRADVIVASTSDTLERAKTVGMTVPYFAFQMVVLTREDTGIEGYDDLEGRAVGNTSGTYEAIALEQDVEGWDGGSFRAYQTQNDTLLAVAQGHIEATVVTNTVAAATVNSGRYPGLKIAGDAPYVIDYVSLAARRSEYGLLNYLNLFVNQQVRTGRYAELYEKWVGGTPVELTVPGVYY, encoded by the coding sequence ATGACAATCAAGAACAACACCCTGGCTCTGTCTCTGATCACCGTTCTCACGGTATCGACGAGCGATGACGCCCTTGCCGACAAACTCGACGACATCATCAGTTCAGGGACGCTGCGCTGCGCGGTGACCCTGGATTTTCCGCCGATGGGATTTCGTGACGACAACAACCAGCCCGCCGGCTTCGACGTCGACTACTGCAACGATCTGGCGCGGGTGCTCGACGTCGACGCCGAGGTGGTCGAAACGCCCTTCCCCGATCGTATTCCCGCGCTGGTCTCCAATCGCGCCGACGTGATCGTCGCCTCGACCTCGGACACCCTCGAGCGCGCCAAGACCGTGGGCATGACGGTGCCCTACTTCGCCTTCCAGATGGTGGTGCTGACCCGCGAGGACACGGGTATCGAGGGCTATGACGATCTCGAGGGACGCGCCGTCGGCAACACCAGCGGCACCTACGAGGCGATCGCCCTGGAGCAGGACGTCGAGGGCTGGGACGGTGGCAGCTTCCGCGCCTACCAGACCCAGAACGATACCCTGCTGGCCGTCGCCCAGGGCCATATCGAAGCCACCGTGGTGACCAATACCGTCGCCGCGGCGACGGTCAACTCCGGGCGCTATCCCGGACTCAAGATCGCCGGCGACGCCCCCTATGTGATCGACTACGTCTCGCTGGCCGCGAGACGCAGCGAATACGGCCTGCTCAACTACCTCAACCTGTTCGTCAACCAGCAAGTGCGCACCGGCCGCTATGCCGAGCTCTACGAAAAATGGGTGGGCGGCACGCCGGTGGAACTGACCGTGCCCGGCGTCTACTACTGA
- a CDS encoding amino acid ABC transporter permease, with amino-acid sequence MFDYTFQWRSALRALPDMLAGAWVTFETAALSMILGVLLALALTVMRRMDNPLPRAFANLWVSIARNTPSLFQIYILYFGLGSFGWHISSWAALLAGITFNNAGYLAENFRGGLKAVPDTQMRAARSLGMSAFQAYRMIVFPQLLRIVYHPLTNQMVWAVLMTSLGVIVGLNDDLTGVTQNYNVRTFRTFEFFAIAAVLYYLITKIIVLVARLLAWRLFRY; translated from the coding sequence ATGTTCGACTACACCTTCCAGTGGCGCTCGGCGCTCAGAGCGCTGCCGGACATGCTCGCCGGTGCCTGGGTCACGTTCGAGACCGCGGCGCTTTCGATGATCCTCGGCGTGCTGCTGGCGCTAGCGCTGACGGTGATGCGCAGGATGGACAATCCGCTACCGCGGGCCTTCGCCAATCTGTGGGTATCGATCGCACGCAATACCCCATCGCTGTTCCAGATCTACATCCTCTACTTCGGCCTGGGTTCGTTCGGCTGGCACATCAGCTCCTGGGCCGCACTGCTGGCCGGGATCACCTTCAACAACGCGGGCTATCTGGCGGAGAACTTTCGCGGCGGACTCAAGGCGGTGCCGGACACCCAGATGCGTGCGGCACGCTCGCTGGGCATGAGCGCGTTCCAGGCCTACCGGATGATCGTCTTCCCTCAGCTGCTGCGTATCGTCTACCACCCCCTGACCAACCAGATGGTGTGGGCGGTGCTGATGACCTCGCTCGGGGTGATCGTGGGGCTCAACGACGACCTCACCGGGGTCACCCAGAACTACAACGTGCGCACCTTCCGCACCTTCGAGTTCTTCGCCATCGCCGCGGTGCTCTATTACCTGATCACCAAGATCATCGTCCTCGTCGCCCGCCTGCTGGCCTGGCGCCTGTTCCGCTACTAA
- a CDS encoding (2Fe-2S)-binding protein — protein sequence MIRLILDGEALVLPEGTSVAAALAASGDDHARSDLAGRPRAPFCGMGICQECRVCIDGRRRLACVTLIREGMKVERTR from the coding sequence ATGATCCGGCTGATCCTCGACGGCGAAGCCCTCGTCCTGCCGGAGGGCACCAGCGTTGCCGCCGCACTCGCCGCCAGCGGTGACGACCACGCCCGAAGCGACCTCGCCGGCCGCCCGCGCGCACCGTTTTGCGGCATGGGCATCTGCCAGGAGTGCCGGGTATGCATCGACGGCCGACGCCGGCTGGCCTGCGTGACGCTGATCCGTGAGGGCATGAAAGTGGAAAGGACACGATGA
- a CDS encoding amino acid ABC transporter ATP-binding protein: MIEIDQVHKSFGDLEVIKGVDLTVAKGEVVSIIGGSGSGKSTLLMCINGLEPIQRGSIRVDGIEVHAKGTDLNRLRRKIGIVFQQWNAFPHLTVLENVMLAPRKVLGLGRAEAEEIALKQLAHVGLSDKLKVFPSKLSGGQQQRMAIARALAMSPDYMLFDEATSALDPQLVGEVLDTIRLLAEEGMTMLLVTHEIRFARDVSDRVAFFRNGLVHEIGPPAQVINAPQRPETAEFLKSVR, encoded by the coding sequence ATGATTGAAATCGACCAGGTGCACAAATCCTTCGGCGATCTCGAGGTGATCAAGGGCGTCGACCTGACCGTCGCCAAAGGCGAGGTGGTGTCGATCATCGGCGGCTCCGGTTCGGGCAAATCGACGCTTTTGATGTGCATCAACGGGCTGGAGCCGATCCAACGGGGCAGCATCCGCGTCGACGGTATCGAGGTGCATGCCAAGGGAACCGACCTCAACCGGCTGCGGCGGAAGATCGGCATCGTGTTCCAGCAGTGGAATGCCTTTCCCCACCTTACCGTGCTGGAGAACGTGATGCTGGCGCCACGCAAGGTGCTCGGGCTGGGCCGCGCCGAAGCGGAGGAGATCGCCTTGAAGCAGCTCGCCCACGTGGGTCTGAGCGACAAGCTCAAGGTGTTTCCCTCCAAGCTCTCCGGCGGCCAGCAGCAGCGCATGGCGATCGCGCGGGCGCTGGCGATGTCGCCGGACTACATGCTGTTCGACGAAGCCACCTCGGCGCTCGACCCGCAGCTGGTCGGAGAAGTGCTCGACACCATCCGCCTGCTCGCCGAAGAGGGCATGACCATGCTGCTGGTCACCCATGAAATCCGCTTCGCCCGCGATGTCTCCGACCGGGTGGCGTTCTTCCGTAACGGCCTGGTGCATGAAATCGGCCCGCCCGCGCAAGTGATCAACGCACCGCAGCGCCCCGAGACCGCCGAATTCCTCAAATCGGTTCGCTAG
- a CDS encoding trans-3-hydroxy-L-proline dehydratase, which translates to MRSSKMVHVVSCHAEGEVGDVIVGGVMPPPGDTLWAQSRWIARDDSLRNFVLNEPRGGVFRHVNLLVPPKDARAQMGWIIMEPADTPPMSGSNSLCVATVLLDTGMIAMTEPQTRLVLEAPGGLIEAIAECRDGKAQRIEIRNVPSFADRLDAWIEVEGIGSLKVDTAYGGDSFVIADAQRLGFSLTADEAAELVATGLRITRAANEQLGFTHPLNPDWAHISFCQIAAPLAHERGVACATNAVVIRPGKIDRSPCGTGCSARMAVLHAKGQLAEGERFIGRSIIGSTFDCRIQGRTELAGRIAILPSISGRAWITGIHQHLLDPADPWPEGYRLSDTWPSHSD; encoded by the coding sequence ATGCGTTCGAGCAAGATGGTGCATGTCGTCAGCTGCCACGCCGAGGGCGAGGTCGGCGACGTGATCGTCGGCGGTGTCATGCCGCCGCCGGGCGACACCCTGTGGGCGCAGTCGCGCTGGATCGCCCGCGACGACAGCCTGCGCAACTTCGTGCTCAACGAACCGCGCGGTGGCGTGTTCCGCCACGTCAACCTGCTGGTGCCGCCGAAGGATGCGCGCGCGCAAATGGGCTGGATCATCATGGAGCCAGCCGATACGCCCCCGATGTCGGGCTCCAACTCGCTGTGCGTGGCGACGGTGCTGCTCGACACCGGCATGATCGCGATGACCGAACCGCAGACTCGGCTGGTGCTGGAAGCGCCCGGAGGGCTGATCGAAGCGATCGCCGAATGCCGCGACGGCAAGGCGCAGCGCATCGAGATACGCAACGTGCCATCGTTCGCCGACCGGCTCGATGCCTGGATCGAGGTCGAAGGTATCGGCTCGCTCAAGGTCGATACCGCCTACGGCGGCGATAGCTTCGTGATCGCCGACGCCCAGCGACTGGGCTTCTCGCTCACCGCCGACGAAGCGGCCGAGCTGGTCGCCACCGGGCTCAGGATCACCCGAGCGGCAAACGAGCAGCTCGGCTTCACCCATCCACTCAATCCCGACTGGGCCCACATCTCCTTTTGCCAGATCGCAGCGCCGCTGGCTCACGAGCGCGGGGTGGCCTGCGCGACCAACGCGGTGGTCATCCGCCCCGGCAAGATCGACCGCTCCCCCTGCGGCACCGGCTGCTCGGCGCGTATGGCGGTACTGCACGCCAAGGGGCAGCTCGCGGAGGGCGAACGCTTCATCGGGCGTTCGATCATCGGCTCGACCTTCGACTGCCGCATCCAGGGCCGCACCGAGCTCGCCGGACGGATCGCGATCCTGCCATCGATCTCCGGCCGCGCCTGGATCACCGGCATCCACCAGCATCTGCTCGACCCGGCCGACCCCTGGCCCGAGGGCTATCGGCTCTCCGATACCTGGCCTTCGCACAGCGACTAA
- a CDS encoding 4-hydroxyproline epimerase, which translates to MQRISIIDTHTGGEPTRLVIDGFPALGDGPLDARRALLARDHDHWRRACVLEPRGSEAMVGALLCTPFDPTASAGVIFFNNTGYLGMCGHGTIGLITALAHLGRMGPGEHRIETPVGNVLATLHPDGSVSVRNVPAYRFAKDVQVTVPGHGEVRGDIAWGGNWFFLVADHGQRIAADNLDTLTTYSRVLLKALEQAGIRAAHGAQIDHIELFAADPEADSRSFVLCPGGEYDRSPCGTGTSAKLACLAADGLLAPHQPWHQASVIGSRFEAHYEWQEEQLIPTIRGQAHLSGESTLLIDPSDPFAWGITR; encoded by the coding sequence ATGCAGCGCATCTCGATCATCGACACTCATACCGGCGGCGAACCGACCCGCCTGGTCATCGACGGTTTCCCCGCGCTCGGCGACGGTCCACTCGACGCACGCCGTGCCTTGCTCGCCCGCGACCATGACCACTGGCGGCGCGCTTGCGTGCTCGAGCCGCGCGGCAGCGAGGCGATGGTCGGCGCCCTGCTCTGCACCCCTTTCGATCCGACCGCCAGCGCCGGAGTGATCTTCTTCAACAATACCGGTTATCTCGGCATGTGCGGTCACGGCACCATCGGCCTGATCACCGCCCTCGCCCATCTCGGCCGGATGGGTCCCGGCGAGCACCGGATCGAGACGCCGGTGGGCAATGTACTCGCCACCCTCCACCCGGACGGCTCGGTGAGCGTGCGCAACGTACCCGCCTATCGATTCGCCAAGGATGTCCAGGTGACGGTGCCCGGCCATGGCGAGGTGCGCGGCGACATCGCCTGGGGCGGCAACTGGTTCTTTTTGGTCGCAGACCATGGCCAAAGGATCGCCGCCGACAATCTCGACACTTTGACCACATATTCACGCGTATTGCTCAAGGCGCTCGAGCAGGCGGGGATTCGCGCCGCGCACGGTGCGCAGATCGACCACATCGAGCTGTTCGCCGCCGACCCCGAGGCCGACAGCCGAAGCTTCGTGCTCTGCCCCGGCGGGGAGTACGACCGCTCGCCCTGCGGTACCGGCACCAGCGCCAAGCTCGCCTGCCTCGCCGCCGACGGCCTGCTCGCACCTCACCAGCCATGGCATCAAGCGAGCGTGATCGGCAGCCGCTTCGAAGCCCACTATGAATGGCAGGAAGAGCAGCTGATTCCCACCATTCGCGGCCAAGCCCACCTGAGCGGGGAGTCGACCCTGCTGATCGACCCGAGTGATCCCTTCGCCTGGGGCATCACGCGGTGA